One window of Quercus robur chromosome 12, dhQueRobu3.1, whole genome shotgun sequence genomic DNA carries:
- the LOC126710000 gene encoding synaptonemal complex protein 1-like has translation MQKLGFPSMKSLDQFKSFAGSATGTAKSFSFSSRPASDSISSGSFTNLKLTAEKLVKEQASVKTDLEMANNKLKKSMDNIRALEEKLQNAFNENAKLKVKQKEDEKLWKGLESKFSSTKTLCDQLTETLQHLAGQVHDAEKDKEFFEEKLSTSSIALDDLNQQMHDLSLKLESTEETLGIRGKELEELKMEKEEKDKLYTDEMCRTANLIVEKDAMIEKFEATVAANRLATESLNSKLEEVHLELKLKEDEIKQLIITQQNLEKEKSDFQLCSEDLAKKLDISFKEIRSLEGLVHEFAAQLVELDKKSLTFSDKFDHLNSLYDSCLKLVQQEKDLAATHAKKQYDQLHDKFLCTTSEKDALQLVNQELNNKLIELQKVQESVMKHLSEECRLAGERIQKLESEAETLVSKKIETEMLVSKLEERIDTLSESSRTSENKMQDLLLKISALVSENKDNSEKLQSEIQKKAEEIDILQKDSEKHKQHVDLQEKQISQLHDLLKEKEQFIMQCEEQEKKLEDQVKENQELLIAAESKLAEAKKQYDQMLESKQLELSRHLKEISQRNDQAINDIRRKYDVEKLEIVNMEKEKADKIVSEMERKCDQKITESKEESRQYLMHVQEEHAALVSRIQQEHDRKELALKADHTEELKRAELEAENELREKTVSLRNEHEAQLRALRCEHEDECRKLQEELDLQKSKEDRQRALLQLQWKVMSDKPKEDQEVNSKKEHSISSIKMRNSAGSKRSQHALERPEGEEKESPLLGATQTPVSKLLKKVENVNTGSVMSIPKHHKKVTHHEYEVETSNGRTITKRRKTRSTVMFEDPKKHKKLNTPKANTPRSFVKGVKGGHPRPSNIGDLFSEGSLNPYADDPYAFD, from the exons ATGCAGAAGCTAGGGTTTCCAAGCATGAAGAGTTTGGATCAGTTCAAATCCTTCGCAGGATCTGCCACAGGAACCGCGAAGAGCTTCTCATTCTCTTCGCGTCCTGCTTCGGATTCAATCTCATCAGGAAGTTTCACGAATTTGAAGCTCACAGCAG AGAAGTTGGTGAAGGAGCAAGCTTCCGTGAAGACTGATCTGGAAATGGCG aACAACAAGCTGAAGAAATCGATGGATAATATCCGTGCATTAGAGGAAAAATTGCAGAATGCTTTCAATGAAAATGCTAAGCTCAAGGTGAAGCAGAAAGAAGACGAGAAACTCTGGAAAGGATTGGAGTCTAAATTCTCTTCAACTAAGACTCTGTGTGATCAACTCACCGAGACCTTACAGCACTTGGCTGGTCAGGTTCACGATG CTGAGAAAGATAAGGAATTCTTTGAAGAAAAACTATCCACAAGTTCAATCGCTCTTGATGACTTGAACCAACAAATGCATGATCTGTCCCTAAAGTTAGAGTCTACAGAAGAAACTCTTGGAATTC GTGGAAAGGAACTCGAGGAACTCAAAATggagaaagaggaaaaagataAACTTTACACAGATGAAATGTGTAGGACTGCCAATCTCATAGTGGAAAAAG ATGCGATGATTGAGAAGTTTGAGGCAACTGTAGCTGCCAATAGATTGGCGACAGAGAGTTTGAACTCTAAATTGGAAGAGGTGCACCTTGAGTTGAAACTGAAAGAAGAtgaaattaaacaattaataatCACTCAGCAGAACTTGGAGAAAGAAAAGAGTGATTTCCAATTGTGCAGTGAAGACTTAGctaaaaaattagatatttcATTCAAGGAGATAAGAAGCCTCGAAGGTTTGGTCCATGAGTTTGCTGCACAGTTGGTTGAATTGGACAAAAAAAGCTTAACTTTTTCAGACAAGTTTGATCATCTGAACTCTCTTTATGACTCTTGCCTTAAGCTGGTCCAGCAGGAGAAAGACCTTGCTGCAACGCATGCCAAAAAACAATATGATCAACTTCATGATAAGTTCTTATGCACAACATCAGAAAAAGATGCATTGCAACTAGTAAATCAGGAATTAAACAATAAGCTCATCGAACTTCAGAAAGTCCAAGAGTCTGTTATGAAACATCTTTCAGAGGAGTGCCGTTTAGCAGGGGagagaattcaaaaattggAATCTGAAGCAGAAACTCTGGTCTCAAAGAAGATTGAAACAGAAATGTTGGTGTCCAAATTAGAGGAGAGAATTGATACTCTGTCAGAAAGTTCAAGAACATCTGAGAATAAAATG CAAgatttattgctgaaaatttcAGCATTAGTAAGTGAGAATAAAGATAATTCAGAGAAATTACAGTCAGAGATACAGAAAAAAGCAGAAGAAATAGATATTTTGCAAAAGGATAGTGAGAAACATAAGCAGCATGTAGATTTGCAAGAGAAACAAATCAGTCAGCTGCATGATCTCTTAAAGGAAAAGGAACAATTTATAATGCAATGTGAGGAGCAAGAGAAGAAGCTGGAAGATCAAGTGAAAGAG AATCAGGAATTGTTGATTGCTGCTGAAAGTAAACTTGCAGAAGCTAAGAAGCAATATGATCAGATGCTAGAGAGTAAACAATTGGAGTTGTCAAGGCATTTGAAAgagatttctcagagaaatgATCAG GCAATCAATGACATAAGGAGGAAGTATGACGTGGAGAAGCTGGAAATTGTTAATATGGAAAAAGAGAAG GCCGACAAAATTGTTTcagaaatggaaagaaaatgtgACCAAAAAATCACAGAGAGCAAAGAAGAATCAAGGCAATACTTGATGCATGTTCAGGAGGAACATGCTGCTCTG GTGAGTCGTATTCAACAGGAACATGACAGAAAGGAACTGGCACTTaaagctgaccacactgaagagCTAAAACGTGCTGAACTTGAAGCTGAAAATGAATTGAGAGAG AAAACAGTGTCGCTCAGGAATGAACATGAAGCTCAGTTGAGAGCTTTGAGATGTGAGCATGAAGATGAGTGCAGAAAGCTGCAAGAGGAGTTGGATCTTCAGAAGTCCAAA GAAGACAGGCAGAGGGCTTTGTTGCAATTGCAGTGGAAAGTGATGAGTGACAAGCCAAAAGAGGACCAAGAAGTGAACTCAAAAAAG GAGCACTCCATTTCATCAATCAAGATGAGAAATTCTGCAGGCAGCAAAAGAAGTCAGCATGCTCTGGAAAGACCAGAGGGCGAAGAGAAG GAATCTCCTCTCTTGGGAGCAACACAAACACCGGTGTCAAAGTTGCTGAAGAAAGTAGAGAACGTAAACACAGGAAGTGTAATGAGTATTCCTAAGCATCATAAGAAG GTAACTCACCATGAGTATGAAGTTGAAACTTCTAATGGCAGAACAATTACAAAACGAAGGAAAACAAGAAGTACTGTCATGTTCGAG GacccaaaaaaacataaaaagttgAATACACCAAAAGCGAATACCCCCAGAAGTTTTGTCAAG GGAGTCAAAGGAGGTCATCCACGTCCTTCGAACATAGGTGATTTGTTTTCAGAAGGGTCTCTAAATCCCTATGCAGATGATCCCTATGCATTTGATTAG
- the LOC126709081 gene encoding uncharacterized protein LOC126709081 yields the protein MRMEEGSPEKAEMEKKEEALKSRVAVRCAKAALLLSSLKPLPNSTADHHHQEKKMLEVKMELARERLKNKRIKQCALIELVLELALVLSLSTFFFMLFLSLIEL from the exons atgagaatGGAGGAGGGATCACCAGAGAAGGCAGAGATGGAAAAGAAGGAGGAAGCTCTGAAATCGAGAGTCGCAGTTCGCTGTGCCAAAGCCGCGCTCCTACTTTCTTCGCTCAAACCGCTCCCAAATTCCACCGCCGACCACCACCACCAG GAAAAGAAGATGCTGGAGGTGAAGATGGAATTGGCGAGGGAGCGGCTCAAGAACAAGAGGATCAAGCAATGTGCTCTAATCGAGCTGGTTCTTGAGCTCGCTttggttctctctctttccacTTTCTTCTTCATGCTCTTTCTCAGTCTGATCGAGCTGTGA